The proteins below are encoded in one region of Candidatus Dadabacteria bacterium:
- a CDS encoding endonuclease III — translation MTVKLESKNIGRVLGVLRKEAAGWNVPVVTLTAVSSKSPFRVLISTVLSLRTKDETTAEASARLFREASTPHTILELGEKRVRDLIYPVGFYRVKAQNIIGICEKLIDEYDGRVPDSIDELLEFRGVGRKTANLVLSLGYGKPAICVDIHVHRISNRWGYVDTKNPYETEMALQEKLPRKYWIEYNSLLVALGQQICRPLSPLCSRCPVSGYCPKRGVSRSR, via the coding sequence ATGACCGTAAAACTCGAGAGTAAGAACATCGGAAGGGTACTGGGAGTGCTTAGAAAGGAGGCCGCCGGATGGAACGTTCCCGTGGTTACGCTTACGGCCGTTTCCTCAAAAAGTCCTTTCAGGGTTCTTATTTCCACCGTACTCAGCCTGAGAACCAAGGACGAAACCACGGCCGAGGCCTCCGCGAGGCTTTTCCGCGAAGCTTCAACTCCGCATACGATACTGGAGCTCGGGGAAAAAAGGGTAAGAGACCTTATATATCCCGTCGGTTTCTACAGGGTAAAAGCACAGAACATCATCGGGATATGTGAAAAGCTGATAGACGAATATGACGGTCGGGTTCCGGACAGTATTGACGAGCTTTTAGAATTCCGTGGGGTCGGGAGAAAAACTGCCAATCTGGTTCTTTCTCTTGGGTACGGAAAACCCGCTATCTGCGTTGATATTCACGTGCACAGGATTTCAAACAGGTGGGGTTACGTGGATACCAAAAATCCTTATGAAACCGAAATGGCTCTTCAGGAAAAACTGCCCCGCAAATACTGGATAGAGTATAACTCTCTTCTGGTCGCTCTCGGGCAGCAGATCTGCAGACCCTTATCTCCTCTTTGCAGCCGTTGTCCCGTGAGTGGTTACTGTCCGAAGAGGGGAGTTTCCAGAAGCAGGTAG